From Candidatus Zixiibacteriota bacterium:
TTCCAGTAGATACTGACGTTGTCGATCAATTATCTGAAGATGATTCTTTGTTCGCGAAATTCCAAAAAATGCCGGTCGATACGGTCATAGTCGAAACGGAAAAATATATCGCCCGTTTTAGCGGTAAGGGCGGATCACTTATCAGCTTCAAGTTCAAGGAGTATAATTACAACAACGGCGATACCCTGCCGATCGAGATGGTGCCTGACTGGGCTGACCAGGTGCTCAAATTTGAGTTTCCCGATGCCGAAAGGCGTGATTTCAATCTGCGGAAAATTGTTTTTACTCCCAATAAATCAGCGCTCAAGCTTACCGGCGAGGGCGCAACCGACAAGCTGGTTTTTCGTGCGGACCTCGAAAACAATGATTTCATCGAGCTCATGTACACATTCTATTCGCGCTCCTATGATTTCGATGTTAAAATAGACATAGAAGGCGAATTAGCTCAGAGCCTGGGCCGTGAATATCTTTTCGGATGGCAGCCGGGTCTCGAATCGACCGAGATAAACCGCAAGGACGACTTCAACAGTTTTAAGGCTAACGTTATGTGGGATACAGGCCTGGAGAAATACGACGACTTCGAACACGGCCATCTTGAAGAGACTATTGTAGGTGCTCCCAAGTGGATCGCCACACGCACCAAATATTTCTTTGTCGGAATCGATCCGGAGCGTGACCCGGAAGCGGCCCTGATCGAAGGCGATCGGGTCAAAGTCGATGAGGGCAAGGGGCAGTTGGGCAGGACCCGGATCGGAGTGCAGGTTAGGATGCCGATTCATGCGCGCAAATCCCTGTTCGATAAATTTTCGGTCTATATCGGTCCGATCGATTATGACCTCCTGAAGAGCTACAATAACGGTTATCATCAAGCCGTCGATGTAGGTGGTATTCTCTCACCGATTTCTTTGTTCATTCTCTGGCTGATGAAAAACCTGTACAGCGTCCTGGGCAACTACGGCCTGGTAATCATAGTCTTCTCGATACTGATGAAAGTCGTATTCTATCCCTTGACCTCGCGTAGCTTGAAATCTATGAAAAAGATGCAGGAGCTTCAGCCCAAGCTGAAGGCACTGCAGGAAAAATACAAAAGTGAACCGCAGAAGCTCAATGCCGAAGTGATGAAACTGTGGAAGGAGAACAAGGTCAATCCGATGGGCGGCTGCCTTTTGATGCTTCCCCAGCTTCCGATCTTTTTCGCACTGTTTACAGTTTTTCGGAATACGATACTTCTGCGAGGGGCTGAATTCGCGCTCTGGATGCAAGATCTCTCCCAGCCGGACAGCACGCTGATTCTTCCGATCATCATGGGACTGACGATGTTCTTACAGCAGAAGATGACCATGCAGGATCCCAAGCAGAAGATGCTGGTATATATTCTTCCGGTTGTATTCTTCTTCCTGTTTAAAGGATTCTCCACCGGCCTGGTGTTGTACTGGACTATGTTCAATATACTTTCGATCCTGGAAACGATCTTAATTCGTAAGCCGAGTGAAAAGTCAGAGCAGGTACAGCCAGCCGAAATCAAATGATCAGATCCGACAGCGATACAATTGCCGCGATCAGTACACCCCCCGGCCAGGGAGGTGTCGCGGTAGTGCGTATATCCGGTAAAAAATCTCCGGATATTGCCGATAAACTGTTCTCCGGCAAAATATTACCTTCACAAGCAGAAAGCCATACGGTGCATCTCGGAATGATCCGTGAAACCGGTACCGAAACCTTTCTGGACCAGGTGCTTCTAACTGTTATGCGCGCTCCGAATTCATATACCGGCGAAGATGTTATCGAAATTTCCTCGCACGGGGGACAGCTTCTGGCCCAGAAGGTTTTAACTGCCTGCCTCAAAGCTGGTGCGCGAATGGCTCAGCCTGGTGAATTCACCCAGAGGGCATTCTTAAACGGAAAGCTCGATTTAACCCAGGCCGAAGCTGTGGCCGACTT
This genomic window contains:
- the yidC gene encoding membrane protein insertase YidC yields the protein MDKRTIIAFIVIGLIFVGWMYLTMPQAPQTPPPSTQDTLSTAVDTVMEEIPRPKEQVPVDTDVVDQLSEDDSLFAKFQKMPVDTVIVETEKYIARFSGKGGSLISFKFKEYNYNNGDTLPIEMVPDWADQVLKFEFPDAERRDFNLRKIVFTPNKSALKLTGEGATDKLVFRADLENNDFIELMYTFYSRSYDFDVKIDIEGELAQSLGREYLFGWQPGLESTEINRKDDFNSFKANVMWDTGLEKYDDFEHGHLEETIVGAPKWIATRTKYFFVGIDPERDPEAALIEGDRVKVDEGKGQLGRTRIGVQVRMPIHARKSLFDKFSVYIGPIDYDLLKSYNNGYHQAVDVGGILSPISLFILWLMKNLYSVLGNYGLVIIVFSILMKVVFYPLTSRSLKSMKKMQELQPKLKALQEKYKSEPQKLNAEVMKLWKENKVNPMGGCLLMLPQLPIFFALFTVFRNTILLRGAEFALWMQDLSQPDSTLILPIIMGLTMFLQQKMTMQDPKQKMLVYILPVVFFFLFKGFSTGLVLYWTMFNILSILETILIRKPSEKSEQVQPAEIK